Proteins encoded in a region of the Aphelocoma coerulescens isolate FSJ_1873_10779 chromosome 28, UR_Acoe_1.0, whole genome shotgun sequence genome:
- the ATP8B3 gene encoding phospholipid-transporting ATPase IK isoform X1 yields the protein MGCPALEPWEAGASQWDHAVTAQCFKCLWLSLSPGPGSGASMAEQDPATGCPRGKQQLPAFTWEVRANDHGYHRQFKKKFAFCLSKRKYSGNAIRTAKYNLLTFLPLNLYEQFHRMANVYFVFVILLQTFPEISTLPWYTLLFPLSCLLIIRGLRDLIDDIGRHQSDRNINSRPCEILAGTSFHWQKWRDICVGDIVRLRKDSVVPADLLLLRSSEPSSLCYVETADIDGETNLKFRQALLVTHQELGSEESMAAFDGRVTCEEPNSRMHTFTGTLRWQGRAHALDIDRLLLRGCRVRNTALCYGLVLYAGFDSKIMRNCGKIKRKKTKLDHMMDRLVVMIFLVLLLTSLGLAVASGFWARTFQEKHSYLAALYKHTTPAQQAFLNFWGFTILLSIIIPMSMYITLEFIYLLNSCFINWDLEMYYGAKDIPAEARSTSLSDQLGQVEYIFSDKTGTLTQNIMSFKKCCVNGTIYGPGTGHENKQPPGSGLSWEHPGEQKSDVCDVALLEAAQRDDDPVLREFLRLLALCHTVMVEDRGDQLVYQAASPDEEALVLAAKNLGYVFLARTQDTITIRELGSTRTYEVLAMLDFNSDRKRMSVLVRDPQGTIRLYTKGADTVILDRLRRRGPNETLTERALDRFAEETLRTLCVASREVSEAEFRAWSRRHREATVLLQDCARELDRLYEEMEQNLQLLGATAIEDKLQDGVPETIQLLKLGNIKVWVLTGDKQETAVNIGYACRLLTDDMEILEEKEVSEILQLYWESNNNLSGSGDAPCSRHLSQQRPEAPCHQRAIIISGDFLDKILHTGEVLKEKKGWPWRWLCCDRAEASQDQGGLVEKAFVELATSCQAMICCRVTPKQKALMVQLVKKHKKAVTLAIGDGANDVNMIKTADIGVGISGLEGLQAVQCSDYALAQFSFLQRLLLVHGRWNYLRICKFLRYFFYKTFAGLLAQVWFAFHSGFTAQPLYEGWFLALYNIFYTAYPVLSVGLLEQDVSAKKSLEFPELYTVGQQDELFNYRVFGVTLLHGVGTSLISFYVAFWAFEDRVGTKAVGDYESFSVTVALSALLSVLVEIILDTKYWTVLSFLMVTASLLLYCLFSFLTQSVDAFRIAPAIFRFPDASWNALTDPYVLLVVLLSLVVNTLPSLTVHAFRATLGRATTQQKIHLKAKRDPEPSVELRSHVPRGSLRRRSSYAFSHQEGYAGLITRGDSLRARATAGTAPAALRPEETLAVSSLP from the exons ATGGGGTGTCCTGCCCTGGAGCCTTGGGAAGCTGGAGCATCCCAGTGGGATCACGCTGTCACCGCTCAGTGTTTCAAATGTCTGTGGTTGTCCTTGTCCCCAGGTCCTGGCAGTGGTGCCAGCATGGCTGAGCAGGACCCAGCCACAGGCTGCCCAcgtgggaagcagcagctgccag CTTTCACCTGGGAGGTGAGGGCCAACGACCACGGCTACCACAGGCAGTTCAAGAAGAAATTTGCCTTCTGCCTGAGCAAGAGGAAATATTCG GGCAATGCCATCAGGACAGCCAAGTACAACCTCCTCACCTTCCTGCCCCTCAACCTCTACGAGCAGTTCCACCGCATGGCCAATGTCTACTTCGTCTTCGTCATCCTCCTCCAG ACCTTCCCTGAGATCTCCACGCTGCCCTGGTACACTCTGCTGTTCCCCCTGAGCTGCCTTCTCATCATCCGGGGGCTGCGAGACCTCATCGATGACATT GGTCGTCACCAGAGTGACAGGAACATCAACAGCAGGCCGTGTGAAATCCTGGCAGGGACGAG CTTCCACTGGCAGAAGTGGCGCGACATCTGCGTTGGGGACATCGTCCGGCTGCGCAAGGACAGCGTCGTCCCG GCTGACCTGCTCCTGCTGCGCAGCTCCGAGCCCAGCAGCCTGTGCTATGTGGAGACTGCCGACATTGATGG GGAAACAAACCTGAAGTTCAGACAGGCCCTGCTGGTCACCcaccaggagctgggcagcGAGGAGAGCATGGCTGCCTTCGATG GGCGAGTGACGTGCGAGGAGCCCAACAGCCGCATGCACACCTTCACGGGCACCCTGCGGTGGCAGGGCCGCGCCCACGCCCTGGACATCGACCGGCTCCTGCTGCGGGGCTGCCGCGTCCGCAACACCGCGCTCTGCTACGGCCTGGTGCTCTACGCAG GGTTTGATTCCAAAATTATGAGGAACTGTGGAAAGATCAAGAGGAAGAAGACCAAGCTGGACCACATGATGGACCGGCTGGTGGTCATG ATCTTTCTGGTGCTGTTATTGACATCCCTGGGCCTCGCTGTCGCCTCTGGGTTCTGGGCCAGGACATTCCAGGAGAAGCACAGCTACCTGGCTGCCCTCTACAAGCACACAACCCCTGCCCAGCAAGCCTTCCTCAACTTCTGGGGCTTCACCATCCTCCTGAGCATCATCATTCCCATGTCCATGTACATAAC GCTTGAATTCATCTACCTGCTGAACAGCTGTTTTATTAACTGGGATCTGGAGATGTATTACGGTGCCAAGGACATTCCAGCCGAGGCCAGGAGCACCAGCCTCAGCGACCAGCTGGGCCAGGTCGAGTACATCTTCTCGGACAAGACGGGCACCCTGACACAGAACATCATGAGCTTCAAGAAATGCTGCGTCAATGGGACCATCTATG GTCCAGGCACAGGCCACGAGAACAAACAGCCACCG GGCTcggggctgagctgggagcacccCGGCGAGCAGAAGTCGGATGTTTGCGATGTGGCGCTGCTGGAAGCCGCCCAGAGGGACGATGACCCGGTGCTGAGGGAGTTCCTGAGGCTGCTGGCCCTCTGCCACACCGTCATGGTGGAGGACAGGGGCG ACCAGCTGGTTTACCAGGCAGCTTCCCCAGATGAGGAGGCGCTGGTGTTGGCAGCCAAGAACTTGGGCTACGTCTTCCTGGCCCGGACACAGGACACCATCACCATCAGGGagctgggcagcaccaggacgTACGAGGTGCTGGCCATGCTGGACTTCAACAGCGACCGCAAGAGGATGTCTGTGCTGG TGCGAGACCCCCAGGGCACCATCCGGCTCTACACCAAGGGTGCCGACACCGTCATCCTGGACAGGCTGCGGAGGCGGGGGCCCAACGAGACCCTCACCGAGAGGGCGCTGGAT CGCTTTGCAGAGGAGACGCTGAGGACGCTGTGCGTGGCCAGCAGGGAGGTGAGCGAGGCCGAGTTCCGCGCCTGGAGCCGGAGGCACCGCGAGGCcacggtgctgctgcaggactgCGCGCGGGAGCTGGACAGGCTCTACGAGGAGATGGAGCAGAACCTGCAG CTGCTCGGGGCCACGGCCATCGAGGACAAGCTGCAAGACGGAGTCCCCGAGACCATCCAGCTGCTGAAACTGGGCAACATCAAAGTGTGGGTGCTGACAGGAGACAAACAAG AGACTGCAGTGAACATCGGCTACGCCTGCAGGCTGCTGACAGACGACATGGAGatcctggaggagaaggaggtcAG TGAGATCCTCCAGCTTTACTGGGAGAGCAACAACAACCTCAGTGGCAGTGGGGACGCCCCGTGCAGCCGCCACCTCTCCCAGCAGCGCCCAGAGGCTCCGTGCCACCAGAGAGCCATCATCATCAGCGGGGACTTCCTG GACAAAATCCTCCACACGGGAGAGGTGCTGAAGGAGAAGAAGGGGTGGCCATGGCGgtggctgtgctgtgacagGGCTGAGGCCTCGCAGGACCAGGGAGGTCTGGTGGAGAAGGCCTTTGTAGAGCTGGCCACCAGCTGCCAGGCCATGATCTGCTGCAGGGTGACCCCCAAGCAGAAAGCCCTGATGGTGCAGCTGGTGAAGAAGCACAAGAAGGCCGTCACCTTGGCCATCGGGGACGGGGCCAACGATGTCAACATGATCAAAA CCGCGGACATCGGGGTGGGCATCAGCGggctggaggggctgcaggCCGTGCAGTGCAGCGACTACGCCCTGGCCCAGTTCTCCTTCCTGCAGCGCCTGCTGCTCGTCCACGGCCGCTGGAATTACCTGCGCATCTGCAAGTTCCTCCGCTACTTCTTCTACAAGACCTTCGCTGGCCTCCTGGCCCAGGTGTGGTTCGCTTTCCACAGCGGATTCACAGCTCAG CCTCTCTATGAGGGCTGGTTCCTTGCACTCTACAACATTTTCTACACTGCCTACCCCGTGCTGTCCGTGGGCCTTTTGGAGCAG GACGTGAGTGCCAAGAAGAGCCTGGAGTTCCCTGAGCTCTACACGGTCGGGCAGCAGGACGAGCTCTTCAATTACCGCGTTTTTGGTGTCACCCTCCTGCACGGGGTGGGCACCTCCCTCATCAGCTTCTACGTCGCCTTCTGGGCCTTTGAAGACCGCGTTGGCACCAAGGCTGTGGGTGACTATGAGTCCTTCTCTGTCACAGTGGCCCTGTCAGCCTTGCTGTCGGTCCTTGTGGAG ATCATCCTGGACACTAAGTACTGGACAGTGTTGTCCTTCCTGATGGTCACAGCCAGCCTGCTCCTCTACTGCCTCTTCTCCTTCCTGACCCAAAGTGTTGATGCCTTCAGGATAGCCCCTGCCATCTTCCGCTTCCCAG ATGCCAGCTGGAATGCCCTGACTGACCCCTATGTCCTGCTCGTGGTCCTGCTGTCCCTGGTGGTCAACACCCTCCCCTCGCTCACTGTCCACGCCTTCCGTGCCACCCTGGGCAGAGCCACCACCCAGCAG AAGATCCACCTGAAGGCCAAGCGGGATCCCGAGCCCTCGGTGGAGCTGCGATCCCACGTCCCCCGCGGCTCCCTCCGCCGCCGCTCCAGCTACGCCTTCTCGCACCAGGAGGGCTACGCCGGCCTCATCACCCGCGGGGACAGCCTGCGAGCCCGGGCCACCGCCGGCACCGCCCCGGCTGCCCTGCGCCCCGAGGAGACCCTGGCCGTGtcctccctgccctga
- the ATP8B3 gene encoding phospholipid-transporting ATPase IK isoform X5: MGCPALEPWEAGASQWDHAVTAQCFKCLWLSLSPGPGSGASMAEQDPATGCPRGKQQLPAFTWEVRANDHGYHRQFKKKFAFCLSKRKYSGNAIRTAKYNLLTFLPLNLYEQFHRMANVYFVFVILLQTFPEISTLPWYTLLFPLSCLLIIRGLRDLIDDIGRHQSDRNINSRPCEILAGTSFHWQKWRDICVGDIVRLRKDSVVPADLLLLRSSEPSSLCYVETADIDGETNLKFRQALLVTHQELGSEESMAAFDGRVTCEEPNSRMHTFTGTLRWQGRAHALDIDRLLLRGCRVRNTALCYGLVLYAGFDSKIMRNCGKIKRKKTKLDHMMDRLVVMIFLVLLLTSLGLAVASGFWARTFQEKHSYLAALYKHTTPAQQAFLNFWGFTILLSIIIPMSMYITLEFIYLLNSCFINWDLEMYYGAKDIPAEARSTSLSDQLGQVEYIFSDKTGTLTQNIMSFKKCCVNGTIYGPGTGHENKQPPGSGLSWEHPGEQKSDVCDVALLEAAQRDDDPVLREFLRLLALCHTVMVEDRGDQLVYQAASPDEEALVLAAKNLGYVFLARTQDTITIRELGSTRTYEVLAMLDFNSDRKRMSVLVRDPQGTIRLYTKGADTVILDRLRRRGPNETLTERALDRFAEETLRTLCVASREVSEAEFRAWSRRHREATVLLQDCARELDRLYEEMEQNLQLLGATAIEDKLQDGVPETIQLLKLGNIKVWVLTGDKQETAVNIGYACRLLTDDMEILEEKEVSEILQLYWESNNNLSGSGDAPCSRHLSQQRPEAPCHQRAIIISGDFLDKILHTGEVLKEKKGWPWRWLCCDRAEASQDQGGLVEKAFVELATSCQAMICCRVTPKQKALMVQLVKKHKKAVTLAIGDGANDVNMIKTADIGVGISGLEGLQAVQCSDYALAQFSFLQRLLLVHGRWNYLRICKFLRYFFYKTFAGLLAQVWFAFHSGFTAQPLYEGWFLALYNIFYTAYPVLSVGLLEQDVSAKKSLEFPELYTVGQQDELFNYRVFGVTLLHGVGTSLISFYVAFWAFEDRVGTKAVGDYESFSVTVALSALLSVLVEDSACSALVPTDHPGH; encoded by the exons ATGGGGTGTCCTGCCCTGGAGCCTTGGGAAGCTGGAGCATCCCAGTGGGATCACGCTGTCACCGCTCAGTGTTTCAAATGTCTGTGGTTGTCCTTGTCCCCAGGTCCTGGCAGTGGTGCCAGCATGGCTGAGCAGGACCCAGCCACAGGCTGCCCAcgtgggaagcagcagctgccag CTTTCACCTGGGAGGTGAGGGCCAACGACCACGGCTACCACAGGCAGTTCAAGAAGAAATTTGCCTTCTGCCTGAGCAAGAGGAAATATTCG GGCAATGCCATCAGGACAGCCAAGTACAACCTCCTCACCTTCCTGCCCCTCAACCTCTACGAGCAGTTCCACCGCATGGCCAATGTCTACTTCGTCTTCGTCATCCTCCTCCAG ACCTTCCCTGAGATCTCCACGCTGCCCTGGTACACTCTGCTGTTCCCCCTGAGCTGCCTTCTCATCATCCGGGGGCTGCGAGACCTCATCGATGACATT GGTCGTCACCAGAGTGACAGGAACATCAACAGCAGGCCGTGTGAAATCCTGGCAGGGACGAG CTTCCACTGGCAGAAGTGGCGCGACATCTGCGTTGGGGACATCGTCCGGCTGCGCAAGGACAGCGTCGTCCCG GCTGACCTGCTCCTGCTGCGCAGCTCCGAGCCCAGCAGCCTGTGCTATGTGGAGACTGCCGACATTGATGG GGAAACAAACCTGAAGTTCAGACAGGCCCTGCTGGTCACCcaccaggagctgggcagcGAGGAGAGCATGGCTGCCTTCGATG GGCGAGTGACGTGCGAGGAGCCCAACAGCCGCATGCACACCTTCACGGGCACCCTGCGGTGGCAGGGCCGCGCCCACGCCCTGGACATCGACCGGCTCCTGCTGCGGGGCTGCCGCGTCCGCAACACCGCGCTCTGCTACGGCCTGGTGCTCTACGCAG GGTTTGATTCCAAAATTATGAGGAACTGTGGAAAGATCAAGAGGAAGAAGACCAAGCTGGACCACATGATGGACCGGCTGGTGGTCATG ATCTTTCTGGTGCTGTTATTGACATCCCTGGGCCTCGCTGTCGCCTCTGGGTTCTGGGCCAGGACATTCCAGGAGAAGCACAGCTACCTGGCTGCCCTCTACAAGCACACAACCCCTGCCCAGCAAGCCTTCCTCAACTTCTGGGGCTTCACCATCCTCCTGAGCATCATCATTCCCATGTCCATGTACATAAC GCTTGAATTCATCTACCTGCTGAACAGCTGTTTTATTAACTGGGATCTGGAGATGTATTACGGTGCCAAGGACATTCCAGCCGAGGCCAGGAGCACCAGCCTCAGCGACCAGCTGGGCCAGGTCGAGTACATCTTCTCGGACAAGACGGGCACCCTGACACAGAACATCATGAGCTTCAAGAAATGCTGCGTCAATGGGACCATCTATG GTCCAGGCACAGGCCACGAGAACAAACAGCCACCG GGCTcggggctgagctgggagcacccCGGCGAGCAGAAGTCGGATGTTTGCGATGTGGCGCTGCTGGAAGCCGCCCAGAGGGACGATGACCCGGTGCTGAGGGAGTTCCTGAGGCTGCTGGCCCTCTGCCACACCGTCATGGTGGAGGACAGGGGCG ACCAGCTGGTTTACCAGGCAGCTTCCCCAGATGAGGAGGCGCTGGTGTTGGCAGCCAAGAACTTGGGCTACGTCTTCCTGGCCCGGACACAGGACACCATCACCATCAGGGagctgggcagcaccaggacgTACGAGGTGCTGGCCATGCTGGACTTCAACAGCGACCGCAAGAGGATGTCTGTGCTGG TGCGAGACCCCCAGGGCACCATCCGGCTCTACACCAAGGGTGCCGACACCGTCATCCTGGACAGGCTGCGGAGGCGGGGGCCCAACGAGACCCTCACCGAGAGGGCGCTGGAT CGCTTTGCAGAGGAGACGCTGAGGACGCTGTGCGTGGCCAGCAGGGAGGTGAGCGAGGCCGAGTTCCGCGCCTGGAGCCGGAGGCACCGCGAGGCcacggtgctgctgcaggactgCGCGCGGGAGCTGGACAGGCTCTACGAGGAGATGGAGCAGAACCTGCAG CTGCTCGGGGCCACGGCCATCGAGGACAAGCTGCAAGACGGAGTCCCCGAGACCATCCAGCTGCTGAAACTGGGCAACATCAAAGTGTGGGTGCTGACAGGAGACAAACAAG AGACTGCAGTGAACATCGGCTACGCCTGCAGGCTGCTGACAGACGACATGGAGatcctggaggagaaggaggtcAG TGAGATCCTCCAGCTTTACTGGGAGAGCAACAACAACCTCAGTGGCAGTGGGGACGCCCCGTGCAGCCGCCACCTCTCCCAGCAGCGCCCAGAGGCTCCGTGCCACCAGAGAGCCATCATCATCAGCGGGGACTTCCTG GACAAAATCCTCCACACGGGAGAGGTGCTGAAGGAGAAGAAGGGGTGGCCATGGCGgtggctgtgctgtgacagGGCTGAGGCCTCGCAGGACCAGGGAGGTCTGGTGGAGAAGGCCTTTGTAGAGCTGGCCACCAGCTGCCAGGCCATGATCTGCTGCAGGGTGACCCCCAAGCAGAAAGCCCTGATGGTGCAGCTGGTGAAGAAGCACAAGAAGGCCGTCACCTTGGCCATCGGGGACGGGGCCAACGATGTCAACATGATCAAAA CCGCGGACATCGGGGTGGGCATCAGCGggctggaggggctgcaggCCGTGCAGTGCAGCGACTACGCCCTGGCCCAGTTCTCCTTCCTGCAGCGCCTGCTGCTCGTCCACGGCCGCTGGAATTACCTGCGCATCTGCAAGTTCCTCCGCTACTTCTTCTACAAGACCTTCGCTGGCCTCCTGGCCCAGGTGTGGTTCGCTTTCCACAGCGGATTCACAGCTCAG CCTCTCTATGAGGGCTGGTTCCTTGCACTCTACAACATTTTCTACACTGCCTACCCCGTGCTGTCCGTGGGCCTTTTGGAGCAG GACGTGAGTGCCAAGAAGAGCCTGGAGTTCCCTGAGCTCTACACGGTCGGGCAGCAGGACGAGCTCTTCAATTACCGCGTTTTTGGTGTCACCCTCCTGCACGGGGTGGGCACCTCCCTCATCAGCTTCTACGTCGCCTTCTGGGCCTTTGAAGACCGCGTTGGCACCAAGGCTGTGGGTGACTATGAGTCCTTCTCTGTCACAGTGGCCCTGTCAGCCTTGCTGTCGGTCCTTGTGGAG GActctgcctgctctgcccttgTCCCCACAGATCATCCTGGACACTAA